One window of Desulfovibrio sp. genomic DNA carries:
- a CDS encoding cobyric acid synthase has translation MTLPPALMVQGTCSNAGKSLLAAALCRLLARRGLRVAPFKAQNMALNSFVTSDGKEMGRAQVLQAAACGLAPDVRMNPVLLKPTSNTGSQVIVLGEPVGQMRVAEYLRYKPTAWKAVRRAYNSLAAGMDVMVLEGAGSPAEINLKAHDIVNMRMARHAGALVALVADIDRGGAFAALAGTMALLTRAERSRVGGFILNKFRGDASLLDPALSMLQRRTGKPFWGVVPMLENLRLPEEDSVSFKQGLTPGLYAGAAQGEYGLLDIVVPDLPHLSNATDLDALRDEPGVRLRIVRSAEHWGEPHAVILPGSRNTVDDLRFLLRSGLADCVRGFADRCQQQGRGAVVGICGGLQMLGAEISDPLGLEEGGCEPGLGLLPLCTKLLAAKRLRRTCGWVHPCLTGVERQSVCGYEIHHGQTAVVSAVEGSGLPSQAQVRVVMADSEEQPLGWGTCDAQGRARVWGSYLHGLFDVDNFRHAFLQSLRSEAGLPPAPLATYCLGPELDRLADAVEDALDMPAILGQLGMA, from the coding sequence ATGACCCTACCTCCAGCCCTGATGGTTCAGGGAACCTGCTCAAACGCGGGCAAAAGCCTGCTGGCGGCAGCCCTGTGCCGTCTGCTTGCGAGGCGCGGGCTGCGTGTTGCGCCTTTCAAGGCGCAGAATATGGCCCTGAATTCTTTTGTGACCAGCGACGGCAAGGAAATGGGCCGCGCCCAGGTCCTGCAGGCGGCGGCCTGTGGTCTTGCGCCAGACGTGCGCATGAACCCCGTGCTGCTCAAGCCCACCTCCAACACGGGTTCACAGGTGATTGTACTGGGTGAGCCCGTGGGCCAGATGCGCGTGGCCGAGTACCTGCGCTACAAGCCCACCGCCTGGAAGGCCGTGCGACGTGCCTACAACAGTCTGGCCGCAGGCATGGACGTGATGGTGCTGGAAGGCGCGGGCAGCCCTGCAGAGATCAATCTTAAAGCGCACGACATTGTAAACATGCGCATGGCCCGCCATGCGGGCGCGCTGGTGGCCCTTGTGGCCGATATCGACCGGGGCGGTGCTTTTGCGGCACTTGCGGGAACAATGGCCCTGCTGACCCGTGCAGAGCGGAGCAGGGTTGGCGGCTTTATTCTCAACAAGTTTCGCGGCGACGCCAGCCTGCTCGATCCGGCCCTGAGCATGCTGCAACGCCGCACGGGCAAGCCTTTCTGGGGCGTTGTGCCCATGCTCGAAAACCTGCGCCTTCCCGAAGAAGATTCCGTGAGCTTCAAGCAGGGGCTGACGCCGGGCCTGTACGCGGGTGCGGCTCAGGGAGAATACGGGCTGCTGGATATTGTGGTTCCCGACCTGCCACATCTGAGCAATGCCACCGATCTTGATGCCCTGCGCGACGAACCGGGGGTGCGCCTGCGCATTGTGCGTAGCGCCGAACACTGGGGCGAGCCGCATGCGGTCATTCTGCCCGGCAGCCGTAATACGGTGGATGACCTGCGTTTTTTGCTGCGTAGCGGGCTGGCCGATTGCGTACGCGGCTTTGCCGACCGGTGTCAGCAACAGGGTCGCGGGGCCGTGGTGGGCATTTGCGGAGGCTTGCAGATGCTTGGCGCTGAAATTTCCGATCCGCTGGGGCTGGAAGAGGGCGGCTGCGAGCCAGGGCTTGGCCTGTTGCCCCTGTGCACCAAACTGCTGGCGGCCAAGCGGCTGCGCCGCACATGCGGCTGGGTGCATCCCTGCCTGACGGGGGTGGAGAGACAATCTGTGTGCGGGTACGAGATCCATCACGGGCAGACGGCAGTTGTGTCTGCCGTCGAAGGCTCCGGTCTGCCGTCGCAGGCGCAAGTGCGCGTGGTCATGGCAGACAGCGAGGAGCAGCCCCTTGGCTGGGGAACCTGCGATGCGCAGGGCCGTGCGCGCGTATGGGGCAGTTATCTGCACGGTCTTTTTGACGTGGACAATTTTCGCCACGCCTTTTTGCAAAGCCTGCGCAGCGAGGCCGGGCTGCCGCCGGCACCGCTGGCGACCTACTGCCTGGGGCCGGAGCTGGACAGGCTGGCGGACGCTGTGGAAGACGCGCTGGATATGCCAGCCATTCTCGGTCAGCTGGGCATGGCCTGA
- a CDS encoding AsmA family protein, which produces MKRIFIWILGGIALLAIAAVVLISRVDTDFVVRQIADATAKATGQPLQFDTPPGISFFPPGVHFGQAHWGNADEAQGMAIAVKSGMAQLELSPLLTGNVVVREIRLDSPVVEIRESKSVAPAEAAPEPPKADTTKPSTAKSGASKPSAAKSGAPKTDAPQANATATTDQPAPAAKPATEPATLPIELKRLVLRQGSVTYTDAAGQILRIKDVNLSVENLRIGQEATVQCDFSFALGGKQANAATEASNLSGTMAFTSRLRYSPPQLLFRQTALTVTPLTGALPKEAGPLQLTCEGMLRLTDMHLQLTRALLSTPQARMTMSGEAALNAPTFNGTLEIEGSPQKLAALAGHKIKTAPSKDELRFRTILRYVPNAMNLSQMQLQVDDITLRGGLRFEFPADAPLGITADVQAGAINLTPYLPAEETHAAGSKAQDAKATSSEADAARAKKAAKPDAEAAQKMPTLDIRAKIAAISKGGLQIKDIVLAIKGEKGRYSLNSLTAGIGSGGSIKATGSMNMTNETCAIKALVADVDLGPLLVALGKTRTVDGIGMLDTELTMDCGGAAEARQSLTGRGLVEIRQLHVPAMAELGKSLPMLASKGGPLPDRFDLARAPFTAKNGEINAAPITVTSSSLNAAGKAHISLPRQNIEANMDIKTLGLTIPVTAKGPLSDISYGVDPKFALDMAKTLPGSLLNTGKQAGGATKDAAKGAEGLLRGIIGR; this is translated from the coding sequence ATGAAGCGCATTTTTATATGGATTCTGGGCGGCATTGCCCTGCTGGCTATTGCTGCGGTCGTACTGATCAGCCGGGTGGACACGGACTTTGTGGTGCGGCAGATAGCCGATGCCACAGCCAAGGCCACCGGCCAGCCACTTCAGTTCGACACTCCGCCAGGAATTTCCTTTTTCCCTCCCGGCGTCCACTTCGGACAGGCCCACTGGGGCAATGCGGATGAAGCCCAGGGCATGGCCATTGCCGTCAAAAGCGGTATGGCACAGCTGGAACTGAGCCCCCTGCTTACCGGTAATGTGGTCGTGCGCGAAATTCGCCTCGACAGCCCGGTAGTCGAGATCCGCGAGAGCAAATCCGTAGCCCCGGCAGAAGCAGCGCCCGAACCGCCCAAGGCCGACACCACAAAGCCCTCTACCGCCAAATCCGGGGCATCCAAGCCCAGTGCGGCCAAATCTGGCGCTCCCAAAACAGACGCTCCGCAGGCAAACGCCACCGCAACCACCGACCAGCCTGCTCCTGCGGCCAAACCCGCCACGGAACCGGCCACCCTGCCCATTGAACTGAAGCGCCTTGTGCTGCGCCAGGGTTCGGTCACCTATACAGACGCTGCCGGGCAGATTCTGCGCATCAAAGACGTCAACCTTTCTGTGGAAAACCTGCGCATAGGGCAGGAAGCCACAGTGCAGTGCGACTTTTCCTTTGCACTTGGCGGCAAGCAAGCCAATGCGGCCACAGAAGCCAGCAACCTTTCTGGCACCATGGCCTTTACATCACGCCTACGCTATTCACCGCCGCAGCTGCTTTTCAGGCAGACCGCGCTGACCGTCACCCCGCTGACCGGTGCACTGCCCAAGGAGGCTGGCCCCCTGCAGCTGACCTGCGAGGGCATGCTGCGCCTTACCGACATGCACCTGCAGCTAACCAGAGCCCTGCTCAGCACGCCCCAGGCCCGCATGACCATGTCGGGCGAGGCGGCGCTGAACGCACCCACCTTCAACGGAACGCTGGAAATCGAGGGGTCGCCCCAAAAGCTGGCCGCCCTTGCGGGGCACAAGATCAAAACCGCACCCAGCAAGGATGAACTGCGTTTCCGAACCATACTCCGCTATGTTCCCAACGCCATGAATCTCAGCCAGATGCAGCTGCAGGTGGACGATATCACCCTGCGCGGCGGTCTGCGTTTTGAATTTCCGGCAGATGCCCCTCTGGGCATAACCGCCGATGTTCAGGCCGGGGCCATCAACCTTACGCCCTACCTGCCCGCTGAAGAAACCCACGCTGCTGGCAGCAAGGCGCAAGATGCCAAGGCCACCTCGAGCGAGGCCGATGCCGCACGCGCCAAAAAGGCAGCCAAGCCCGATGCCGAAGCCGCGCAAAAAATGCCCACGCTGGACATACGCGCCAAGATTGCGGCCATCAGCAAGGGCGGCCTGCAGATCAAGGATATTGTGCTGGCCATCAAGGGCGAAAAAGGGCGCTACTCCCTCAATTCCCTTACTGCCGGTATTGGCAGCGGCGGCAGCATCAAGGCCACGGGCAGCATGAACATGACCAATGAGACATGCGCCATCAAAGCTCTTGTTGCCGACGTGGATCTGGGGCCGCTGCTGGTGGCTCTGGGCAAAACCCGCACCGTGGACGGCATCGGCATGCTGGACACAGAGTTGACCATGGACTGCGGCGGTGCTGCTGAGGCGCGTCAGAGCCTGACAGGCCGTGGCCTTGTTGAAATTCGCCAGCTGCACGTTCCAGCCATGGCAGAGCTTGGCAAAAGCCTGCCCATGCTTGCCAGCAAGGGAGGCCCGCTGCCCGACCGCTTTGATCTGGCCCGTGCGCCCTTTACGGCCAAAAACGGCGAAATCAACGCGGCCCCCATTACCGTGACCTCTTCAAGCCTCAACGCAGCTGGCAAGGCTCACATCAGCCTGCCCCGGCAGAACATCGAAGCGAACATGGACATCAAGACCCTGGGCCTGACCATTCCGGTGACGGCCAAGGGACCGCTGAGTGATATTTCATACGGGGTGGATCCCAAGTTTGCCCTTGATATGGCCAAAACCCTGCCAGGTTCACTTTTGAACACCGGCAAGCAGGCGGGCGGAGCCACCAAGGATGCCGCCAAGGGAGCAGAAGGCCTGCTGCGCGGTATTATAGGCCGCTAA
- the motA gene encoding flagellar motor stator protein MotA, which yields MYLLIGLVIVAASVGTGYTMAHGDWGVLFQPAEFIIILGCGLGAFFGSQTKYTFSLVVKSLKHLFADPGSSKNHYLETLALLYALFSKMHREGVISIESDVEKPESSPIFSKYPNISKDTVLVNFVGDTLRVYLTTGDPADIDSLMDVDIETMKEEGILPAHAVSHMAESLPGMGIVACVLGVVLAMGKINEPPEVLGHYIAAALVGTFFGILACYGLFGPMGAKLENYVAEEHFYFNAIKEAVAAAIRGSTPLIAVEYGRRAIPYPFRPTFAEMEERLKSG from the coding sequence ATGTACTTACTTATAGGACTGGTCATTGTTGCGGCTTCAGTCGGCACGGGCTACACCATGGCCCACGGCGACTGGGGCGTTCTTTTTCAGCCCGCCGAGTTCATCATCATTCTGGGTTGCGGTCTTGGCGCGTTCTTTGGTTCGCAGACCAAGTACACCTTCAGTCTGGTTGTCAAAAGCCTCAAGCATCTGTTTGCCGACCCGGGTTCCAGCAAAAACCATTACCTTGAAACCCTTGCCCTGCTGTACGCACTTTTTTCCAAGATGCACCGCGAGGGCGTGATCAGTATTGAAAGCGACGTTGAAAAGCCCGAATCCAGCCCTATTTTCAGCAAATATCCCAACATTTCCAAAGACACCGTGCTGGTGAACTTTGTGGGTGACACGCTGCGTGTGTATCTGACCACCGGCGACCCAGCTGATATCGACAGTCTCATGGACGTGGACATCGAAACCATGAAGGAAGAAGGTATTTTGCCCGCCCACGCCGTATCGCACATGGCTGAATCACTGCCGGGCATGGGTATTGTGGCCTGCGTGCTGGGCGTGGTTTTGGCCATGGGTAAGATTAACGAACCTCCGGAAGTGCTGGGGCACTACATCGCGGCAGCACTTGTAGGCACGTTTTTTGGTATTCTTGCCTGTTATGGCCTCTTTGGCCCCATGGGTGCCAAGCTTGAAAACTACGTGGCCGAAGAACATTTTTATTTCAACGCCATCAAGGAAGCAGTGGCTGCGGCCATTCGCGGTTCTACCCCTCTGATCGCGGTTGAATACGGTCGCAGAGCCATTCCCTATCCCTTTCGGCCCACGTTTGCCGAAATGGAAGAACGCCTCAAGAGCGGCTAG
- a CDS encoding flagellar motor protein MotB, which yields MGGGAWKVAYADFVTAMMAFFLLLWILSMVPPETKAGLAAYFSGERNFDSSSTSPISNNPFIQNTDKIDARDLKINEVEKSHYAIAQKIKQMLMADAVPQNSSGISADDVGVQLRVNSDVMFKPGSIELQPEGTKVLEAVLKLMNEYNLYLVVRGHADSTEAKPPYASAWELSGGRAAAMVHYLASHGIKPTRMRAVSYGDTRPLKPGIDEQSRALNRRVEFFFHRPEVMSYSVVY from the coding sequence ATGGGCGGCGGCGCATGGAAAGTCGCGTATGCCGACTTTGTTACGGCCATGATGGCCTTCTTTCTTCTGCTGTGGATCCTCAGCATGGTTCCGCCGGAAACCAAGGCTGGCCTTGCCGCATATTTTAGTGGCGAACGCAATTTCGACTCCAGCTCCACATCACCCATCTCCAACAATCCGTTTATTCAAAATACGGATAAAATTGACGCGCGCGACCTCAAGATCAACGAAGTTGAAAAGTCGCATTATGCCATTGCCCAAAAAATCAAACAGATGCTCATGGCCGATGCCGTGCCGCAGAACTCCTCGGGCATCAGCGCCGACGACGTGGGCGTGCAGCTGCGCGTCAATTCAGATGTCATGTTCAAGCCCGGCAGCATCGAGCTGCAACCGGAAGGCACCAAGGTGCTTGAAGCCGTGCTGAAGCTCATGAACGAATACAACCTGTACCTTGTGGTGCGGGGGCATGCCGATTCAACTGAAGCCAAGCCTCCCTATGCTTCAGCCTGGGAACTTTCTGGCGGGCGCGCTGCAGCTATGGTGCACTACCTTGCCAGCCACGGCATCAAGCCCACGCGCATGCGCGCCGTAAGCTATGGCGACACGCGCCCCCTCAAGCCCGGCATTGACGAGCAGAGCCGCGCCCTGAACAGGCGGGTCGAATTTTTCTTCCACCGGCCAGAGGTCATGTCGTACAGCGTTGTGTACTAG
- the htpG gene encoding molecular chaperone HtpG, whose product MAEAGKNSRQFRAEVRKVLHILTNSLYTNREIFLRELVSNASDALDKLRYRMSKGENPSVADLPLEISISLDKDAKVLTIADTGVGMTAEELAENLGTIARSGSEQFLADVAAENAAKGTDPAAEAASDEEGAEAKPADAANIIGRFGVGFYSVFMVASKVEVTSRPAFGDNAEASVWISDGLGTFTVEPATGDAPQRGTVIKAWLKDDATEFAEKFRVESIIRKHSAFVPFPVLVDGERVNTQPALWREPKFSVTKEQYDSFYKALTYDAKEPLDTLHLSVDAPVQFNALLFTPDSAQDFFGADREYWGLDLYARRVLIQHRNKELVPEYLAFMKGVVDTEDLPLNISRETLQENVVLRKISQVLVKQALGHLEKLARDDAEKYSRFWKLHGKVFKLGYHDYANRERICALLRFNSSTLADADALTSLDEYMARAPEGQKTIWYVAAPNREAARLNPHMERFRRKGIEVLWLYEPVDEFVMDSLAKYKEWEFKSVETAADDALNDFADKEQPKNEAAAPLSEDDSASFDALMEKMKAILGEKVTDVRVSHRLADSPAVLVSPDGGMSSSMEKLLKVMQKDDSIPVKVLEVNRDHPLLRSMLRIFKADAEDRILADMTTHLFDASLLLDGYLKDPQALAARTGKLLEEAASWYTEVRKI is encoded by the coding sequence ATGGCAGAGGCTGGTAAGAATTCCCGCCAATTCCGCGCTGAGGTGCGCAAGGTCCTGCATATCCTCACCAATTCACTGTATACCAATCGCGAAATTTTTTTGCGGGAACTTGTTTCCAATGCATCGGACGCGCTGGACAAATTGCGTTACCGCATGAGCAAGGGCGAGAACCCAAGTGTGGCTGATCTTCCGCTTGAAATCAGCATCAGCCTGGACAAGGACGCCAAGGTGCTGACCATTGCCGATACCGGCGTGGGCATGACAGCAGAAGAACTGGCCGAAAATCTGGGCACCATCGCCCGGTCTGGTTCCGAACAGTTTTTGGCAGATGTGGCCGCTGAAAACGCCGCCAAGGGCACAGACCCTGCCGCCGAAGCCGCATCTGACGAAGAGGGCGCAGAAGCCAAACCCGCCGACGCGGCCAACATTATTGGCCGTTTTGGAGTGGGCTTCTATTCCGTTTTCATGGTGGCCAGCAAGGTAGAGGTCACCTCGCGCCCAGCCTTTGGCGACAACGCCGAGGCCAGCGTGTGGATAAGCGACGGTCTTGGCACGTTTACCGTTGAGCCCGCCACGGGCGACGCCCCGCAGCGCGGCACGGTCATCAAGGCCTGGCTCAAGGACGACGCCACCGAATTTGCGGAAAAATTCCGCGTTGAATCCATTATCCGCAAGCATTCGGCTTTTGTGCCGTTTCCCGTTCTGGTGGATGGCGAGCGGGTCAACACCCAGCCTGCCCTCTGGCGCGAACCCAAGTTTTCGGTCACCAAGGAGCAGTACGATTCCTTCTACAAGGCTCTGACCTACGACGCCAAGGAACCGCTGGACACGCTGCATCTTTCTGTGGACGCGCCCGTGCAGTTCAACGCCCTGCTGTTCACGCCCGATTCGGCTCAGGACTTTTTTGGCGCCGACCGCGAATACTGGGGTCTTGATCTCTACGCCCGCCGCGTGCTGATACAGCACCGCAACAAGGAACTTGTGCCGGAATATCTGGCCTTCATGAAGGGCGTGGTGGATACGGAAGACCTGCCCCTCAACATCTCGCGCGAGACGCTGCAGGAAAACGTGGTGCTGCGCAAGATCAGCCAGGTGCTGGTCAAGCAGGCCCTTGGGCACCTTGAAAAGTTGGCCAGGGACGATGCGGAAAAATACAGCCGCTTCTGGAAGCTGCACGGCAAGGTTTTTAAGCTGGGCTACCACGATTATGCAAACCGCGAGCGCATCTGCGCCCTGTTGCGTTTCAATTCGTCCACTCTTGCTGACGCTGACGCGCTTACGAGCCTCGACGAATACATGGCCCGCGCGCCCGAAGGACAAAAGACCATCTGGTATGTGGCAGCGCCGAACCGTGAGGCGGCCCGTCTCAATCCCCATATGGAGCGCTTCCGCCGTAAGGGTATTGAAGTGCTGTGGCTCTACGAGCCGGTGGACGAGTTTGTGATGGACAGCCTTGCCAAATACAAGGAATGGGAATTCAAGTCGGTGGAAACAGCGGCGGACGACGCCCTGAACGACTTTGCCGACAAGGAACAGCCCAAGAACGAGGCCGCCGCGCCGCTTTCAGAAGACGACAGTGCGAGCTTTGACGCCCTCATGGAAAAAATGAAGGCCATTCTGGGCGAAAAGGTTACGGACGTGCGCGTTTCGCACCGTCTGGCCGACAGCCCCGCCGTGCTGGTCTCGCCCGACGGCGGCATGTCTTCGTCCATGGAAAAGCTGCTCAAGGTCATGCAGAAAGACGACTCCATCCCTGTGAAGGTGCTGGAGGTCAACCGCGACCACCCGCTGCTGCGCAGCATGCTGCGCATCTTCAAGGCTGATGCGGAAGACAGGATTCTTGCCGACATGACCACCCACCTCTTTGACGCCAGTCTGTTGCTCGACGGTTACCTTAAAGACCCGCAGGCTCTGGCCGCGCGTACCGGCAAGCTGCTTGAAGAGGCCGCCTCATGGTACACCGAGGTGCGCAAAATATAG
- a CDS encoding cytochrome ubiquinol oxidase subunit I — MDVVMLSRLQFAVAVFFHFIFVPLTLGLSVILAWMETRYVRTGDEFWKKQAKFWGKLFLINFTLGVVTGITLEFQFGTNWSRYSEYVGDIFGSLLAIEATVAFFLESTFLAVWHFGWKRVGKKMHLASIYIVAFAGNLSALWIILANGFMQHPVGYTINEAMGRAELANFWQVVTNGYAWGMYAHTVLASWAVGGFFVLGVSAWHLLRKSNVEFFRASFKMSAVFTLVLVLLLGLSGDQQGKTVAQLQPAKLAALESHWETGRNVPFYLLAWPDEANEGNKVQAIGIPGLLSWIAYGSTDAEVKGLKDFAKEDRPPVVPTFLSFRGMIAMAGIFVLLAVGAFLQRKKDEPCPLLLKALVWNIPLPYIAIMLGWAVAEIGRQPWIVYGLMRTSDAVSPVPAENVAISLGGFIVVYSLLGLLDIYLLRKYAIKGPDAQEV; from the coding sequence ATGGACGTTGTAATGCTTTCGCGTTTGCAATTCGCTGTGGCCGTTTTTTTCCATTTTATATTCGTGCCGCTCACTCTCGGGCTTTCCGTCATTCTTGCCTGGATGGAAACCCGATATGTTCGCACCGGCGACGAATTCTGGAAAAAACAAGCCAAATTCTGGGGAAAACTTTTTCTCATCAACTTTACCCTGGGCGTGGTGACAGGTATCACCCTGGAATTCCAGTTTGGTACCAACTGGTCGCGCTACTCTGAGTATGTGGGTGATATTTTTGGTTCATTGCTGGCTATTGAAGCCACGGTGGCCTTTTTTCTGGAATCCACGTTTCTTGCGGTCTGGCACTTTGGCTGGAAGCGGGTTGGCAAAAAAATGCACCTCGCCTCCATTTACATTGTGGCCTTTGCGGGCAACCTTTCTGCACTGTGGATCATCCTTGCCAACGGCTTCATGCAGCATCCTGTAGGCTACACCATCAATGAAGCCATGGGCCGCGCCGAGCTTGCCAACTTCTGGCAGGTGGTAACCAACGGTTACGCCTGGGGCATGTATGCCCATACCGTGCTTGCCTCGTGGGCAGTTGGCGGTTTTTTTGTGCTGGGCGTTTCGGCCTGGCATTTGCTGCGCAAAAGCAACGTGGAATTTTTCCGTGCATCGTTCAAGATGTCTGCGGTATTTACTCTGGTTCTTGTGCTGCTGCTGGGCCTTTCGGGCGACCAGCAGGGCAAGACCGTGGCCCAGTTGCAGCCCGCCAAGCTGGCCGCGCTGGAATCGCACTGGGAAACCGGGCGCAATGTGCCCTTTTATCTGCTGGCATGGCCCGATGAAGCCAACGAGGGCAACAAGGTGCAAGCCATTGGTATTCCCGGCCTGCTGAGCTGGATTGCCTACGGCAGCACCGATGCCGAAGTTAAGGGCCTCAAAGACTTTGCCAAGGAAGACCGGCCCCCGGTTGTGCCCACCTTCCTGAGCTTCCGTGGCATGATAGCCATGGCGGGCATTTTTGTGCTGCTGGCGGTTGGCGCATTTTTGCAGCGCAAAAAGGACGAACCCTGCCCGCTGCTGCTCAAGGCACTGGTATGGAACATTCCCCTGCCCTACATTGCCATTATGCTGGGTTGGGCTGTGGCAGAAATTGGTCGCCAGCCCTGGATTGTTTACGGTCTCATGCGCACTTCTGATGCGGTTTCGCCAGTGCCAGCAGAAAATGTCGCCATATCGCTGGGCGGTTTTATTGTGGTGTATTCACTGCTGGGCCTGCTGGACATTTACTTGCTGCGTAAATACGCCATCAAGGGCCCCGACGCCCAGGAGGTATAG
- the cydB gene encoding cytochrome d ubiquinol oxidase subunit II, with product MLETIWFVLWALLWAVYFILDGFDLGLGALLPFLGKNESERRIMYNAAGPFWDGNEVWLISAGGVTFAAFPKAYAVMFSALYAPLLLLLFALIFRAVSFEFRNKVEHDSWRALWDCVHFLSNLVPCVLLGVAFANLFMGIPVDAKGVYHGNLLGLLSIYGLAGGVFFLCMFTLHGSLWLAIKSTGSLQTRAVASATFLWPLMLVLLVVFLVLTALYTKLYANYLAMPVLFVLPLLALGGLVGARVMLAAGKLWLAWACSAVFILGVTFFGVAGMFPGMIISSIDPAATVTAFNGASSQLTLKIMLGVALVMVPIVLAYQFWLYKTFSAPVTDEDLKDEHAY from the coding sequence ATGTTGGAAACCATCTGGTTTGTGCTGTGGGCGTTGTTGTGGGCCGTGTACTTTATTCTGGACGGTTTTGACCTGGGCCTTGGCGCGTTGCTGCCCTTTTTGGGCAAAAACGAGTCCGAGCGTCGCATCATGTACAATGCCGCCGGGCCTTTCTGGGACGGCAACGAAGTGTGGCTTATCTCTGCCGGCGGCGTGACCTTTGCGGCCTTTCCCAAGGCCTATGCGGTCATGTTCAGCGCGCTGTATGCCCCGCTTTTGCTGCTGCTTTTTGCACTGATCTTCCGGGCCGTTTCATTCGAGTTTCGCAACAAGGTGGAACACGATAGCTGGCGCGCCCTGTGGGACTGTGTACACTTTCTTTCCAACCTCGTGCCCTGCGTGCTTTTGGGTGTGGCCTTTGCCAACCTGTTCATGGGTATTCCCGTTGACGCCAAGGGTGTGTACCACGGCAACCTGCTTGGCCTGCTGAGCATTTACGGCCTTGCGGGCGGCGTGTTCTTTTTGTGCATGTTTACGCTGCACGGTTCGCTGTGGCTGGCTATCAAAAGCACGGGCAGCCTGCAAACCCGCGCCGTAGCCTCTGCCACCTTTTTGTGGCCCCTCATGCTGGTGCTGCTGGTGGTGTTTCTGGTGCTTACAGCCCTGTACACCAAGCTTTATGCCAACTATCTTGCCATGCCTGTACTCTTTGTGCTGCCCTTGCTGGCCCTGGGCGGCCTTGTGGGTGCGCGGGTTATGCTGGCTGCGGGCAAGCTGTGGCTGGCATGGGCGTGCAGTGCCGTGTTTATCCTCGGCGTTACCTTCTTTGGCGTGGCGGGCATGTTCCCCGGCATGATCATTTCTTCCATTGATCCTGCCGCTACAGTCACCGCCTTTAACGGAGCCTCAAGCCAGCTCACTCTCAAGATAATGCTGGGCGTTGCCCTGGTGATGGTTCCCATTGTACTTGCCTACCAGTTCTGGCTGTACAAAACCTTCTCTGCCCCGGTAACCGACGAAGACCTCAAGGACGAGCATGCCTACTAA